The Pseudomonas chlororaphis subsp. piscium genome contains the following window.
AGCCGCAGGCGCCACATCGGGTGCCGCGGCCTGTTCTGAGGAGTACGCATGGCTGTCTACAACTACGACGTAGTGGTGCTGGGTTCAGGCCCCGCTGGAGAAGGTGCGGCGATGAACGCCGCGAAAGCAGGACGCAAGGTAGCGATGGTCGATAGCCGTCGCCAGGTCGGCGGTAACTGCACCCACCTGGGCACCATCCCGTCCAAGGCCTTGCGTCACTCGGTCCGGCAGATCATGCAGTTCAACACCAACCCGATGTTCCGGGCCATCGGCGAGCCGCGCTGGTTCTCATTCCCCGACGTACTGAAAAGCGCCGAGAAGGTCATCTCCAAGCAGGTGGCCTCGCGCACCGGCTACTACGCGCGTAACCGGGTCGACGTGTTCTTCGGCACCGGCAGCTTCGCCGACGAGCAGACCATCGAAGTGGTCTGCGCCAACGGTGTGGTCGAGAAACTGGTGGCCAAGCACATCATCATCGCCACCGGCTCGCGTCCGTATCGCCCGGCCGATATCGATTTCCACCACCCGCGCATCTACGATAGCGACACCATCCTCAGCCTCGGCCACACCCCGCGCAAACTCATCGTTTACGGCGCTGGCGTGATCGGCTGTGAATACGCCTCGATCTTCAGTGGCCTGGGGGTACTGGTCGAGCTGGTGGACAACCGCGGCCAGTTGCTGAGCTTCCTGGATTCCGAGATCTCCCAGGCGCTGAGCTACCACTTCAGCAACAACAACATCACCGTGCGCCACAACGAGGAATACGACCGCGTCGAAGGCCTCGACAATGGCGTGATCCTGCACCTCAAGTCGGGCAAGAAGATCAAGGCCGACGCCTTGCTCTGGTGCAATGGCCGGACCGGCAACACCGATCGGCTGGGCATGGAAAACATCGGGGTCAAGGTCAACAGCCGTGGCCAGATCGAGGTGGACGAGAACTACCGCACCTGCGTGCCGAACATCTACGGCGCCGGTGACGTGATCGGCTGGCCGAGCCTGGCCAGTGCCGCCCATGACCAGGGTCGTTCGGCCGCCGGCAGCATCGTCGACAACGGCAGCTGGCGCTTCGTCAACGATGTACCGACCGGGATCTACACCATTCCGGAGATCAGCTCGATCGGCAAGAACGAGCAGGAGCTGACCCAGGCCAAGGTGCCGTACGAAGTGGGCAAGGCCTTCTTCAAGAGCATGGCCCGCGCGCAGATCGCCGGTGAGCCGCAAGGCATGCTGAAGATCCTGTTCCACCGCGAAACCCTGGAAGTCCTGGGCGTGCACTGCTTCGGCTACCAGGCTTCGGAAATCGTGCACATCGGTCAGGCGATCATGAACCAGCCGGGCGAACTCAATACCCTGAAGTACTTCGTCAACACCACGTTCAACTACCCGACCATGGCCGAAGCCTATCGGGTAGCCGCTTACGACGGCCTCAACCGGCTTTTTTGAGCGACTCCGGCCGGTGGCCTGAGCCGGCCGGGGAGACCGATTTCAGTAACTCTCGAGCGTGGCGCTGGCCAAACCGGGAAAGTCTGTAATCAGGCTGTCTACGCCGAAGTCGGCGAGCCTGCGCATCAGCGCGGGCTCGTTGACTGTCCACACCGACACATGCAAGCCCTGACGCTGCGCCCGCTGCAGCCGCTCCGGGGTGCAGAGTGTCCAGTTCAATGCCAGCATCTCGCAGCCGTAGCTTTGCGCGACCTTCAACGGGTCGAGCCAGGCGTATTCGGCAACCAGCCCGCGCGACAGGTCCGGGGTCAGCTCGACTGCTGCCTTGAGCACTTCCCGTGAGCTGGAGGTGACGGTGACCTTGTCCAGCAGGCCGAAGCGCTGCGCCATTTCGCGAATCGCCAACACCGTAGTGGCGGCACGGGTGCGCGAGGCACTCTTGACCTCCAGCTGCCAGTGCTCGAAGTCGCACTTTTCGAACAGTTCTTCCAGGCGCGGGATCGGGCAGGGCTTGACCCAGCCCGGGCCACCCTTGCGGGCGTCGTAGGTCACCAGTTCCTCGGCGCTGTGTTCGACCACCTTGCCGCGGCGGTCGGTGGTGCGCTTGAGGGTCGGGTCGTGGATCACCATCAGCTCGCCGTCCATGGACAGGTGCAGGTCCAGTTCGCAACGGCGCACGCCATGCTTGAGGCACTGCTGGAAGCTGGTCAGGGTGTTTTCCGGTGCTTCGCCTTTAGCGCCGCGGTGGCCATAAATCAGGGTCACGATTGCTCCTTACATGGAAATTTTCCATTAGATGGTCAGTGCTGCGCGATGGTGCCACAGGTCAGTCGGCTGCGGGGTCGTTCTGCTCTCGGGCCTGGCGACGTTCCTGGGCCTGCTTCTGCAGGATATAGCGAGCCAGCAGCTGGCGTTGGGCATCGGTCAATGCTTCGAACTCGGTGCCGATTTCGAAGGTGCCGAAACTGCGGGTTTCACAGTGGGTGACCTTGGCCCGCAGCAACAGGCCCAAGGCCTGGGGCATCAGCAGCAGCTTGACGGCCAGGTGGGTGCCGGCAGGGTAGGACAGATGATGTTCGAACTCGATGCCGCCCTCGGAGAGAATCACCCGCTGCGGCTCGCCGAACTTGCCGAGCACGGTCTGCGCCACTACCTGGCTGAGCAGGTCGATGCGCTTGTTCATGGTCTTGAGGTAGTTGGCCAGGGTCCGGTCGCGCTCGCTGACCTGGCGCAGCAGGTGCTGCGATTCGAATTCGCTCAGATGCAGCTCGCTGAGCAGGTTGAACAGCGGCGACGCATCCTGCAACACTTCCTTGCTCGCCGCTTCGTGGGCGGACAAGGGGCTAATTTCCAGTGCGATCGTGTCCTCGATACGGTAGTATTCGCGGCGATCTTCTTCATCTAATGTCGACATGGCGAACCCATGGTAGCGGCGGTGGTCTGAGTGTAAAGCTGCTTACCTGGACCCGCCACAAGGACGTCTTCTTTTCCTCCGAACAAGCCCCGACATGTTCAGACCTCTCTTCGTATTCATTGGCACGCGTTATACCCGTGCAAAGCGCCGCAATCATTTCGTGTCATTCATTTCCCTGACCTCGATGATCGGCCTCGCCCTTGGCGTGGTCGTGATGATCGTCGTGTTGTCGGTGATGAATGGCTTTGATCATGAGATGCGCACCCGCGTGCTGGGCATGGTGCCCCACGCGACCATCGAGTCCGGTGAGCCGATCAGCGACTGGCAAGGCCTGGCCGACAAGGTCAAGCAGAACCCCAAGGTGCTGGCGGTTGCGCCGTTCACCCAGATGCAGGGGTTGCTGACCAATAACGGTCAGGTGCAGAAAGTCCTGCTCAACGCCATCGATCCGGCCAAGGAACGCCAGGTTTCGATCATCGATAACTTCATGAAGCAGGGCAAGCTGGACGACCTGGCGCCCGGCAGCTTCGGCATCGTGATCGGCGACAAGGCGGCGACCAAGCTGGGGGTTGGCCTGGGCGACAAGCTGACCTTCGTCGCGCCCGAGGTCACGGTGACCCCGGCCGGGATGTTCCCGCGCATGAAGCGTTTTACCGTGGTCGGCATCTTCCATGTCGGCGCCGGCGAGCTGGACGGCTATCTGGGCCTGACCAACCTCGACGACCTGGGCCGCCTGCACCGCTGGAAGCCGGATCAGGTCCAGGGCCTGCGCCTGAAGTTCGACGACCTGTTCCAGGCGCCACGCACTGCCTGGGAAATTGCCGAGCAGTTGGGCGAGAACCAGTACTACGCCCGTGACTGGACCCGTACCCACGGCAACCTGTACCAGGCCATCCGCATGGAAAAAGCCATGATCGGCCTGCTGTTGCTGCTGATCGTCGCCGTGGCCGCCTTCAACATCATCTCCACCCTGGTGATGGTGGTGAACGACAAGAAGGGCGATATCGCGATCCTGCGCACCCTGGGCGCGACGCCGGCTACCATCATGGCGACCTTCATGGTCCAGGGCACGGTGATCGGTGTGATCGGTACCTTGATCGGCGCCGTGGTCGGGATGTTCGCGGCGTTGAACGTCAGCGCGGCGATTTCGGCCCTCGAAGGCCTGATCGGGCACAAATTCCTCAATGCCGACGTGTACTTCATCGACTACCTGCCATCGCAACTGATGGCCGAAGACGTGTTGATGGTCTGCGGCGCGGCACTGGTCCTGAGTTTCCTCGCCACCCTGTATCCAGCCTGGCGTGCCGCGCGCACCCAGCCTGCGGAGGCGCTACGTTATGAGTGAGTTGGGCATGAGTGAAAAAGCAATTCTGAGCTGCCGCGACCTGGGCAAGTCCTACGAGGAAGGTCCGGAATCGGTGGTGGTGTTGTCCGGCCTGCAATTGGAGTTGCACCCGGGCGAGCGCGTGGCGATCGTCGGCACCTCCGGTTCGGGCAAAAGTACCTTGCTCAACCTGCTGGGCGGTCTCGACACGCCAACCAAGGGTAGCGTCTGGCTCGACGGTGAAGAGCTTTCGGCATTGAGCGAGAAGGGCCGCGGCCTGTTGCGCAACCGCTCCCTCGGTTTCGTCTACCAGTTCCACCACTTGCTGCCGGAATTCACCGCCCTGGAAAACGTCTGCATGCCGCTGCTGATTGGCAAGACCGCGATCCCGGAAGCCCGTCAGCGGGCCACGGCCTTGCTGGAGCGGGTAGGTCTGGCCCATCGTTTGGAGCACAAACCAGCCGAGCTGTCCGGTGGCGAACGCCAGCGTGTGGCCATCGCTCGCGCCCTGGTCAACAAGCCGGGGCTGGTGATGCTCGACGAGCCGACCGGCAACCTCGACTCCCACACCGCCCAAGGCATTCAGGACTTGATGCTGGAACTCAGCACCTCGATGCGTACCGCGTTCCTGGTGGTGACCCACGACATGAACCTGGCTCGCCAGATGGATCGCGTCCTGCACCTGCAGGAAGGTTTCCTGACGCCCATCTGACTGGCTGCAACCCGGTGCCTGAAGCAGGCATCGGGTCTTTAATTTCCATACGGTGCCCCAGCGAATGTTCAGACCGTTATCGATCTTTATCGGCACGCGCTATACCCGCGCCAAGCGCCGCAATCGCTTTGTTTCCTTCATCTCCATGACCTCGATGATCGGCCTCGCCCTGGGCGTGCTGGCGATGATCGTGGTGTTGTCGGTGATGAACGGTTTCCAGCGCGAAATGAGTTCGCGCATCCTCGGCATGGTGCCCCACGCCACCATCGTCGGCGTCAAGCCGATCGACGACTGGCAGCCGGTGGCCGCCGCGGCGATGAAAAATCCCGAGGTGACGGCCGCGGTGCCGTTCACCGAGATGGAAGGCATGCTTTCCTACAAGGGCTCGATGCAGCCGATCCAGATCAGCGGCATCGACCCGGCCCAGGAAGGCAAGGTCTCCATCGTTGCCCAGCACATCGTGCAGGGCCGTCTGGATGCCTTGAAACCGGGCGAGTTCGGGGTGGTGATCGGGGAGATCACGGCACGGCGCTTCCGCCTGAATGTCGGCGACAAGCTGACCCTGATCGTGCCGGAAATCAGCTCCGCGCCGGGTGGCATCACTCCGCGCATGCAGCGTTTGAACGTGGTCGGGGTGTTCAAGGTCGGTGCCGAGCTTGACGGTTCCATGGGCTTGATCCATGTGGCCGACGCGGCCGAGATGCAGCATTGGCAGCCGAACCAGGTGCAGAGTGTGCGCCTGGCGGTCAAGGACCTGTACGCCGCGCCCAAGGTTTCCAGCGATATCGCGGCCGGCCTGGGGGCTGACTTCAAGGCCGATGACTGGACCCACACCCAGGGCAGCCTGTTCAGCGCGATGAAGATGGAAAAGACCATGATCGGCCTGTTGCTGCTGATGATCGTCGCCGTGGCGGCGTTCAACATCATCGCCACGCTGATCATGGTAGTGAACGACAAGGGCGCGGACATCGCGATCCTGCGCACCATCGGCGCCACGCCACGGCAGATCATGGCGATCTTCATGGTCCAGGGCACGGTGATTGGTATCGTCGGGACCTTGATCGGCGGTGTGCTGGGGGTGATCGCGGCGTTGAACGTCAGCGCGCTGGTGGGGTGGCTGGAGCGGGTCAGCGGCCAGCACATCTTCAGCTCCGACGTGTACTTCGTCAGCAACCTGCCTTCCGAGCTGCAGGGCGGCGACGTGGCCCTGATCTGTACCGCGGGTTTTGTCCTGAGCTTCCTGGCGACCCTGTATCCGGCCTGGCGCGCGGCCAAGGTCGAGCCGGCGACGGCGTTGCGTTACTCGTAAGACCCAAGACCGCCATCGCGAGCAAGCTCGCTCCTCCGGGGAGCTTGCTCGCCAGCCCTCCGCTAGTCCTGCCTCGGCAACTCAATCACAAAGCTCGTCCGGCCCTGCGCCGATTCGCAACTAATCTGCCCGCCATGGGCACGGATGATCGATTGGGTGATGGCCAGCCCCAAGCCCGCATGTTCACTGCTGCCTTCATGGCGCGCCGGGTCGGCGCGGTAGAAGCGGTCGAACAGCCGTGGCAAGCGTTCAGGCGGAATGCCTTCGCCGGTGTTTTCCACCCGCAGGTATGAACCCTTGGCGGTCTCGCCAAGCCGCACCCTCACTTCGCCGCCGGCCGGGGTGAAGCGCAGGGCATTGTCCAGCAGGTTGGAAAGGGCGCGGCGCAACATGCTGCGGTCACCCTGGATTTTCGCGCTGCCTTCGCGCCCCAGGGCGATGCCGGCGTCTTCGGCTAGCGGCGTATAGAACTCCAGCAGCATGTCGGTTTCGTCACCCAGCTCCAGGGCTTCACGTTTCGGCGTCAGCAGGCCGTGGTCGGCCTTGGCCAGGTAGAGCATGTCGTTGACCAGTTGGGCCATCCACTGCAGCTCTTCGAGGTTGCTGTGCAGGGCTTCGCGATAGTCTTCCAGCGCCCGTGGGCGGGTGAGGGTGACCTGGGTGTGGGTCAGCAGGTTCGACAGCGGGGTGCGCAGTTCATGGGCGATGTCCGCCGAGAACGCGGAGAGGCGCTGGAAGGAGTCGTCCAGGCGCCCGAGCATGGCATTGAAGGCGTGGGCCAGTTCCGCCAGTTCGCCGGGCATCTGCTGCTCCGGCAGACGCTGGGTCAGCGAGCTGGCGGAAACACCCGCGGCCACCTCGCTCATCCGCCGTAGCGGACGCAGGCCGCTGCGCGCGGCCCAGGCCCCGAGCAGCGCAGTGGCCAGGGCCGAAAGGCCGACGGTCAGCCAGATCAAATGCTGCATGCGTTGCAGGAAGTGTTGGTGATGAGTGATGTCTAGCATCAGGGTCAGCTCTGGCGAGCCGGCTTGGCCAGGCTCCAGGGCCGCGCTGTAGATGCGGTAGGCGGTACCCTTGTGTTGCAGGCTGTGCAGCCCGGTCGGCTGGGCCGGGGCGGCCGGTAGCGCCTTGGCACTGTCGAACCAGACGGTGCCGTCCGCGCCTGTGACCCGCAGCGTCAGGTCCGGTTGATGGCTGAGTTCATCCTGCAACTGCGTCTTGCGTTCGGCAAAACGCTGTGGGTCGTCGGCACCCTGCAGCGCGCTGCGCATGGCGATCAGCTTGCCTTCCAGCAGTTGCTGGTCGAGTTCGATGAAGTGCGCTTCGCTGGCACGGCTGAACAGTACCCCGGCGAGCAGCGAAACCACCGCGGTGCAGCCAGCGAACAACAGGGCCAGGCGGCCGCTCAGGGTCAAGCGGCGCATCAGGCCTGGCGCTCTTCGAGCACGTAGCCCATGCCGCGCACGGTGTGGATCAGTTTGTTCGGGTAATCGTCATCGATCTTCAGGCGCAAACGGCGGATCGCCACCTCGATGACGTTGGTGTCGCTGTCGAAGTTCATGTCCCAGACCTGCGAGGCGATCAGCGTCTTGGGCAGCACTTCGCCCTGGCGCCGCAGGAGCATTTCCAGCAGCGAGAACTCCTTGGCGGTGAGGTCGATGCGCTGGCCGCTGCGCTCGACTCGCCGGCGAATCAGGTCCAGGCGCAGGTCCGCCAGTTGCAGGGTGGTTTCCTGGGGCGTGGAGCTGCCGCGGCGCAGCAGGCTGCGGACCCGGGCCAGCAGTTCGGAGAAGGCGAAAGGCTTGACCAGGTAATCGTCGGCGCCCAGTTCCAGACCATGAACCCGGTCTTCCACCGCATCGCGCGCGGTGAGGAACAGCACCGGTATCTCCAGTCCGGCGCTGCGTACGGCTTGCAGGATCTGCCAGCCATCGCGGCCCGGCAGCATCACGTCGAGAATCAACAGGGAGTAGTCGCCGGTCAGCGCCAGGTGTTGGCCAGTGGTGCCATCGGCCACCAGCTCGGCATTGAAGCCGGCCTCGCTCAGGCCCTGGCGCAGGTATTGGCCGGTTTTCGGTTGGTCTTCGACGATCAGCAGTTTCATGGGCGGCTCATGGCAAATGGAACGCGGGCTTTATACCGTGGGTGGCGGCCGCACGGTACAAGCTGACAAAGTTGTAATCTAGCAGTCAGCTGGCTGGCAGCGGTGCGGCCTTAGAGTTTCACACAAGCTGAACCTCATCTTGTTGGAGTGCGATTATGTTTTTGCCTAAGGGTGTTTTACCTCGTTCATTGACGTTGGCCGCGTGCCTGCTGGCGTTGAATGTGCCGGCCTGGGCATCGCCGGCGCAGAGCTACGATTTCGGTCAGGCGGCTTCGGCCTCCAAGGCGACACGTACGGTGGAACTGGTCATGGGCGACATGTCGTTCAGTCCCAAGACCCTGGATATCAAGGCTGGCGAGACCGTGCGTTTCGTGTTGATCAACAAGGGGCAGATGCTGCACGAGTTCAACCTCGGAGATGCGGCCATGCATGCCAAGCACCAGCAGGAAATGCTGAAGATGCAGCAGAGCGGAATGCTCACGCCCACCGCGGTCAAAGACATGCCCACCGGGGCCATGGATCACGCCGCCATGGGACATGGCGCGATGCCTGGCATGAAGCACGACGACCCGAACAGCGTGCTGGTGGAGCCGGGCAAGACCGCCGAGCTGACCTGGACCTTCAGCAAGGCCGGCAGCCTGGAGTTCGCCTGCAATATCCCGGGGCACTATCAGGCGGGCATGGTCGGCAAGCTGACCGTCAGCCAGTAAGCGCCTGGGGCTCAAAGGCGGAGGCAAAGACTGATAGAATCGCCTGATTCTTCAGTCAGGTTTCCGCCATGCATCCCGCAGCCGAACATTCGCCGCTGGGCAAGTCCAGTGAATACGTCTCCACCTACACGCCGTCCTTGCTGTTCCCGATCCCGCGGGCGGCAAAATGGGCCGAGCTGGGCCTGAGCGCCGACACCCTGCCTTATAAAGGCGTGGACTTCTGGAACTGCTTCGAATTGTCCTGGTTGCTGCCCTCCGGCAAGCCGGTGGTGGCCATCGCCGAGTTCAGCATTCCGGCGGACTCACCGAACATCATCGAGTCGAAGTCGTTCAAGCTGTACCTCAACTCGCTGAACCAGACGCCTTTCGCGGACCGTCAGAGCCTGGAAGAAACCTTGCGTGCCGACCTCTCGGCGGCGGCCGGCAAGCCGGTGGGCGTGCGGATCCGCAGCCTGGGCGAAGTGGAGGCGGAGGGTGTGGTGGCCTTGCCGGGGACCTGCATCGATGAGCTGGATATCAGCGTCAGCAGCTATGAGCATCCACGTCCGGAGCTGCTGCAGTGCGACAGGTCGCGGATCGTCGAAGAGAGCGTGCACAGCCATCTGCTCAAATCCAATTGCCCGGTTACCAGCCAGCCGGACTGGGGCAGTGTGGTGGTGGAGTACCGTGGCCCGGCGCTGGATCACGCCAGCCTACTGGCCTACCTGGTGAGCTTCCGTCAGCACTCGGACTTCCACGAGCAATGCGTGGAGCGGATTTTCCTCGACCTGCAGCGTTTGCTGCAGCCGGAGAAGCTGACGGTGTATGCGCGTTATGTGCGTCGTGGCGGTCTGGACATCAACCCGTATCGCAGCACCGAAACCGCGAGTTTCGCCAACTTCCGACTGGTTCGCCAGTAATGAAAAGCCCCGCTCTGGTAGCGGGGCTTTTTTGTCTGTAAGGGGTTAAATCCCCATGTTGCCGAGGGTTTGCACGATGTTGCGCAAGGTTCCGGCAATGGCGGGGTGTTCAAGCTCGAAGCGTTCGACGGCGAGGTTGACCCCGTCGGCCAGGCTGGTGTCCTGGGTGGCGTTTTCCAGTTTGAGCTCGAGCTCGATCTGTTGCATCAATTCCTGCAGATTGGCGCGTTCTGCTTCCGAAAGCGGTGGGTTCTGCTCCAATTGCTCGCGCAGGGTATTGAGCTGTTCTTGCAGTTCGCGGGCAGGCATGGCGTTCTCCCTTCATTGATAGTCACAGCCATGGACCGCGCCGATTCGCTAAAGGTCCATGTCTGAACCTTAGCGTAATCCACTCACGGGCAATGTGCATGATCTTGATCAAGTCAGGGTTTTTCACCCTTCAGGCGACGCTGGCCGATGTCGGCCAGGCAGGTCGGCAGCTCGCCCAGATGGTCGATCACCGAGTGCACGCCAAGGCTGAATAGATGCAGGGTCGCCTTGCCACGCTTGAGCTCGCACTCCTGCTGGCTCAGTGCCTGCCATTGCGCCGGGCTCATGCCGCAGAGCGAGCCGCAGGACGCCAGGCCGATGGTCCACAGGCCGGCGTTGAGGCCCGATTGCAACAGGCGCGGTTCGCCGCTGACCAGCACGCAGCCGTCCAGCCGGCTGACATTCAGGGCCATCAGCGCTTGCCAGCAAGCGTCGGGAGCTGGCCAGCGGGAGCCTGTGTTGGGGGAGGGGGTGACCCAGTTGGGTAGGGAACTCGCCAGGCTCTGGCTGAGCGTGGCGGGCAACTCGTCGAGCCAGGCACAAGGTACGCCCTGATGTTGCAGGCTGTGCAGAATGTCCAGGGCACCGTGGGTGGCGTGCGCCTGTTCCAGGATCGGGTGATCGGCGCTGTGCAGGCGCATCCGCGCGCCGAAATCCACCAGGCAACCGCTG
Protein-coding sequences here:
- the sthA gene encoding Si-specific NAD(P)(+) transhydrogenase, whose translation is MAVYNYDVVVLGSGPAGEGAAMNAAKAGRKVAMVDSRRQVGGNCTHLGTIPSKALRHSVRQIMQFNTNPMFRAIGEPRWFSFPDVLKSAEKVISKQVASRTGYYARNRVDVFFGTGSFADEQTIEVVCANGVVEKLVAKHIIIATGSRPYRPADIDFHHPRIYDSDTILSLGHTPRKLIVYGAGVIGCEYASIFSGLGVLVELVDNRGQLLSFLDSEISQALSYHFSNNNITVRHNEEYDRVEGLDNGVILHLKSGKKIKADALLWCNGRTGNTDRLGMENIGVKVNSRGQIEVDENYRTCVPNIYGAGDVIGWPSLASAAHDQGRSAAGSIVDNGSWRFVNDVPTGIYTIPEISSIGKNEQELTQAKVPYEVGKAFFKSMARAQIAGEPQGMLKILFHRETLEVLGVHCFGYQASEIVHIGQAIMNQPGELNTLKYFVNTTFNYPTMAEAYRVAAYDGLNRLF
- a CDS encoding glycerophosphodiester phosphodiesterase, which codes for MTLIYGHRGAKGEAPENTLTSFQQCLKHGVRRCELDLHLSMDGELMVIHDPTLKRTTDRRGKVVEHSAEELVTYDARKGGPGWVKPCPIPRLEELFEKCDFEHWQLEVKSASRTRAATTVLAIREMAQRFGLLDKVTVTSSSREVLKAAVELTPDLSRGLVAEYAWLDPLKVAQSYGCEMLALNWTLCTPERLQRAQRQGLHVSVWTVNEPALMRRLADFGVDSLITDFPGLASATLESY
- a CDS encoding PilZ domain-containing protein, producing the protein MSTLDEEDRREYYRIEDTIALEISPLSAHEAASKEVLQDASPLFNLLSELHLSEFESQHLLRQVSERDRTLANYLKTMNKRIDLLSQVVAQTVLGKFGEPQRVILSEGGIEFEHHLSYPAGTHLAVKLLLMPQALGLLLRAKVTHCETRSFGTFEIGTEFEALTDAQRQLLARYILQKQAQERRQAREQNDPAAD
- a CDS encoding lipoprotein-releasing ABC transporter permease subunit, which encodes MFRPLFVFIGTRYTRAKRRNHFVSFISLTSMIGLALGVVVMIVVLSVMNGFDHEMRTRVLGMVPHATIESGEPISDWQGLADKVKQNPKVLAVAPFTQMQGLLTNNGQVQKVLLNAIDPAKERQVSIIDNFMKQGKLDDLAPGSFGIVIGDKAATKLGVGLGDKLTFVAPEVTVTPAGMFPRMKRFTVVGIFHVGAGELDGYLGLTNLDDLGRLHRWKPDQVQGLRLKFDDLFQAPRTAWEIAEQLGENQYYARDWTRTHGNLYQAIRMEKAMIGLLLLLIVAVAAFNIISTLVMVVNDKKGDIAILRTLGATPATIMATFMVQGTVIGVIGTLIGAVVGMFAALNVSAAISALEGLIGHKFLNADVYFIDYLPSQLMAEDVLMVCGAALVLSFLATLYPAWRAARTQPAEALRYE
- the lolD gene encoding lipoprotein-releasing ABC transporter ATP-binding protein LolD, with translation MSEKAILSCRDLGKSYEEGPESVVVLSGLQLELHPGERVAIVGTSGSGKSTLLNLLGGLDTPTKGSVWLDGEELSALSEKGRGLLRNRSLGFVYQFHHLLPEFTALENVCMPLLIGKTAIPEARQRATALLERVGLAHRLEHKPAELSGGERQRVAIARALVNKPGLVMLDEPTGNLDSHTAQGIQDLMLELSTSMRTAFLVVTHDMNLARQMDRVLHLQEGFLTPI
- a CDS encoding lipoprotein-releasing ABC transporter permease subunit; protein product: MFRPLSIFIGTRYTRAKRRNRFVSFISMTSMIGLALGVLAMIVVLSVMNGFQREMSSRILGMVPHATIVGVKPIDDWQPVAAAAMKNPEVTAAVPFTEMEGMLSYKGSMQPIQISGIDPAQEGKVSIVAQHIVQGRLDALKPGEFGVVIGEITARRFRLNVGDKLTLIVPEISSAPGGITPRMQRLNVVGVFKVGAELDGSMGLIHVADAAEMQHWQPNQVQSVRLAVKDLYAAPKVSSDIAAGLGADFKADDWTHTQGSLFSAMKMEKTMIGLLLLMIVAVAAFNIIATLIMVVNDKGADIAILRTIGATPRQIMAIFMVQGTVIGIVGTLIGGVLGVIAALNVSALVGWLERVSGQHIFSSDVYFVSNLPSELQGGDVALICTAGFVLSFLATLYPAWRAAKVEPATALRYS
- a CDS encoding heavy metal sensor histidine kinase codes for the protein MRRLTLSGRLALLFAGCTAVVSLLAGVLFSRASEAHFIELDQQLLEGKLIAMRSALQGADDPQRFAERKTQLQDELSHQPDLTLRVTGADGTVWFDSAKALPAAPAQPTGLHSLQHKGTAYRIYSAALEPGQAGSPELTLMLDITHHQHFLQRMQHLIWLTVGLSALATALLGAWAARSGLRPLRRMSEVAAGVSASSLTQRLPEQQMPGELAELAHAFNAMLGRLDDSFQRLSAFSADIAHELRTPLSNLLTHTQVTLTRPRALEDYREALHSNLEELQWMAQLVNDMLYLAKADHGLLTPKREALELGDETDMLLEFYTPLAEDAGIALGREGSAKIQGDRSMLRRALSNLLDNALRFTPAGGEVRVRLGETAKGSYLRVENTGEGIPPERLPRLFDRFYRADPARHEGSSEHAGLGLAITQSIIRAHGGQISCESAQGRTSFVIELPRQD
- a CDS encoding heavy metal response regulator transcription factor, encoding MKLLIVEDQPKTGQYLRQGLSEAGFNAELVADGTTGQHLALTGDYSLLILDVMLPGRDGWQILQAVRSAGLEIPVLFLTARDAVEDRVHGLELGADDYLVKPFAFSELLARVRSLLRRGSSTPQETTLQLADLRLDLIRRRVERSGQRIDLTAKEFSLLEMLLRRQGEVLPKTLIASQVWDMNFDSDTNVIEVAIRRLRLKIDDDYPNKLIHTVRGMGYVLEERQA
- a CDS encoding cupredoxin domain-containing protein — encoded protein: MFLPKGVLPRSLTLAACLLALNVPAWASPAQSYDFGQAASASKATRTVELVMGDMSFSPKTLDIKAGETVRFVLINKGQMLHEFNLGDAAMHAKHQQEMLKMQQSGMLTPTAVKDMPTGAMDHAAMGHGAMPGMKHDDPNSVLVEPGKTAELTWTFSKAGSLEFACNIPGHYQAGMVGKLTVSQ
- the queF gene encoding NADPH-dependent 7-cyano-7-deazaguanine reductase QueF (Catalyzes the NADPH-dependent reduction of 7-cyano-7-deazaguanine (preQ0) to 7-aminomethyl-7-deazaguanine (preQ1) in queuosine biosynthesis), whose amino-acid sequence is MHPAAEHSPLGKSSEYVSTYTPSLLFPIPRAAKWAELGLSADTLPYKGVDFWNCFELSWLLPSGKPVVAIAEFSIPADSPNIIESKSFKLYLNSLNQTPFADRQSLEETLRADLSAAAGKPVGVRIRSLGEVEAEGVVALPGTCIDELDISVSSYEHPRPELLQCDRSRIVEESVHSHLLKSNCPVTSQPDWGSVVVEYRGPALDHASLLAYLVSFRQHSDFHEQCVERIFLDLQRLLQPEKLTVYARYVRRGGLDINPYRSTETASFANFRLVRQ
- a CDS encoding DUF4404 family protein; translation: MPARELQEQLNTLREQLEQNPPLSEAERANLQELMQQIELELKLENATQDTSLADGVNLAVERFELEHPAIAGTLRNIVQTLGNMGI
- a CDS encoding phosphatase; its protein translation is MPHAEALPVSAPTLTAVLFGLSGCLVDFGARMRLHSADHPILEQAHATHGALDILHSLQHQGVPCAWLDELPATLSQSLASSLPNWVTPSPNTGSRWPAPDACWQALMALNVSRLDGCVLVSGEPRLLQSGLNAGLWTIGLASCGSLCGMSPAQWQALSQQECELKRGKATLHLFSLGVHSVIDHLGELPTCLADIGQRRLKGEKP